From Methylovorus glucosotrophus:
TCCATCGGCGAATTGCCTTTGTATCTGGCGTGTCAGCGCTTGCGCTGTCGTGACGAACTCGCGGGCCCGTGCCAGTTCCTGCCATGTCGCTGCATAGGCGGCTTCGGCGCGCTCCAGCTCAGCGATGATGCTGGCCTGCAATACCTGGAATTGTGCGCCCTCAACATCGCGCAGGGCTGTTGCCTCGGCAATCAATCCGCGGTTTTTGTTAATCATGGTCATCAGCGCCGAGATACCCAGTGACCAGATCTTGTCGCCCTGGTCATAGCTATAGCCCGGTGTCAGTGTCAGGTCAGGGTATTGGCGGGCAATTTCCAGTTTCAGCTTGGCTTCGGCGGCATCATATCGTGCCAGCGCGGCGCGCAAATCCAGCCGGTTCAGCATGGCGGCATCCCGCAGGCTGGTGAGTGTTTCAGGGGGAAGTGGAGATGCCTGATCAAAAGCTGCCGGCTGCAAGGTGAGTTGCTTGAACGTCGTGAGGGGAAGGGCGCTGTTGCTCGCAAGCACGGCTTGCAATTCGGCAAGGCGGCCTTTTTCAGATTCGATGGCTTGCTGGGTTTTCTGGCGTAACACGCGGAAATTGGCGACTTCAATAGACGAGGCCATGCCTGATTGCAGCCGTTTTTCCAGCATGGCGGTGGTTTCATCGCGCAGTTTCAGCTCTTGTTGCAGCAAGGCAAGCAACTGCGAGTGATAGCGGAAATCAAGCCAGCTTTGATGTACGCGGCTTCGTACTTGCCACGCTGTTTGCGCAATCTCTATACGCGCCGCTGCGGATA
This genomic window contains:
- a CDS encoding TolC family protein, with the protein product MAGLWLIPGCGFQTYNAKPLDARVSAQRYFAHQPDSPEFRQFLLDSGYPETQIPVAAWGMRELTLSALFYHPDLDLARAQWRAAQSAELTAAQRPIPGLNLDSEKHSDHAGGISPWTYGLSIDIPIETGGKRQARIDRAESLSAAARIEIAQTAWQVRSRVHQSWLDFRYHSQLLALLQQELKLRDETTAMLEKRLQSGMASSIEVANFRVLRQKTQQAIESEKGRLAELQAVLASNSALPLTTFKQLTLQPAAFDQASPLPPETLTSLRDAAMLNRLDLRAALARYDAAEAKLKLEIARQYPDLTLTPGYSYDQGDKIWSLGISALMTMINKNRGLIAEATALRDVEGAQFQVLQASIIAELERAEAAYAATWQELARAREFVTTAQALTRQIQRQFADGYADRLSLRTTELEALLASQHLLDVQYKLYQALAALEQVAQRPLLDENNMPENLNPLLAQPNS